Proteins encoded in a region of the Roseateles sp. SL47 genome:
- a CDS encoding ATP-binding protein produces the protein MTEPAAARNGLRHWMGRILGDTLARRIFLLLWITLVAAQLLAIMAVQWMEGWNMPLTHVPVAPTLPPMAQIGGPGPQGPMGGNGLRGLNDSNGPQGQNDTSGAQGPSSRPGQNGPMRDGGGPPEFRNQDFQDVPIPGTGPDFMERGPGFMDRDRDRLRDRGPFRGLSNKALMLDYGIRLLVTALAAWLASRWLAKPMRELVQASRALGQSLHKQDRLPLLDEHRGTLEVRETAQVFNAMARQLRRQFNERGLMVAAISHDLRTPLTRLRMRLETLDIEEQQRVRSVEDIHEMNALVDAVMELFRGDSPGAVEDMQDLDLGALAQSMVDDLAEQGQAVSFEMKGEAVVARGQPMALRRVLGNLIGNALRYGGQADVHVGRDGRGAWVHVCDKGPGIPPDKIEAVFEPFYRLEDSRNRHTGGVGLGLYIARELTQRQGGELSLTNRPSGGLMAELRLP, from the coding sequence TTGACCGAGCCCGCCGCCGCCCGCAACGGCCTGCGCCACTGGATGGGCCGCATCCTGGGCGACACCTTGGCCCGCCGCATCTTTCTGCTGTTGTGGATCACGCTGGTGGCGGCCCAACTGCTGGCCATCATGGCGGTGCAGTGGATGGAAGGTTGGAACATGCCGCTCACCCATGTGCCGGTGGCCCCCACGCTGCCGCCCATGGCGCAGATCGGGGGACCGGGCCCGCAAGGCCCGATGGGCGGCAACGGCCTTCGCGGGCTGAACGACAGCAACGGCCCGCAGGGGCAAAATGACACCAGCGGTGCCCAGGGGCCGTCAAGCCGCCCGGGCCAGAACGGCCCGATGCGCGACGGCGGCGGCCCGCCCGAGTTTCGCAACCAGGACTTCCAGGACGTGCCCATCCCCGGGACCGGCCCGGACTTCATGGAACGCGGCCCCGGTTTCATGGACCGTGACCGGGACCGTCTGCGTGACCGCGGCCCGTTCCGTGGCCTGAGCAACAAGGCGCTGATGCTGGACTACGGCATCCGCCTGCTGGTCACCGCACTGGCGGCCTGGCTGGCGTCTCGCTGGCTGGCCAAGCCGATGCGCGAACTGGTGCAGGCCTCCCGGGCGCTGGGCCAGTCGCTGCACAAGCAGGACCGGCTGCCGCTGCTGGATGAGCATCGGGGCACGCTGGAAGTGCGCGAGACGGCACAGGTCTTCAACGCCATGGCTCGCCAGTTGCGGCGTCAGTTCAACGAGCGGGGCCTGATGGTGGCTGCCATTTCCCACGACCTCCGCACCCCGCTGACCCGGCTGCGCATGCGGCTGGAAACCCTGGACATCGAGGAACAGCAGCGGGTGCGCTCGGTGGAGGACATCCATGAGATGAATGCCCTGGTCGATGCGGTGATGGAGCTGTTCCGGGGCGACAGCCCGGGCGCCGTGGAAGACATGCAGGACCTGGATCTGGGCGCCCTGGCCCAGTCGATGGTGGATGACCTGGCCGAACAGGGTCAGGCGGTCAGCTTTGAGATGAAGGGTGAGGCCGTGGTGGCGCGCGGCCAGCCGATGGCCTTGCGCCGGGTGTTGGGCAACCTGATCGGCAATGCCCTGCGTTATGGCGGCCAGGCGGATGTGCATGTGGGCCGGGATGGCCGTGGTGCGTGGGTGCATGTCTGCGACAAAGGCCCCGGCATTCCCCCCGACAAGATCGAGGCCGTGTTCGAGCCCTTCTACCGGCTGGAAGATTCCCGCAACCGGCACACCGGCGGCGTGGGGCTGGGCCTCTACATTGCGCGGGAACTCACCCAGCGCCAGGGTGGCGAGCTGTCGCTGACCAATCGCCCGTCGGGCGGTCTGATGGCGGAACTGCGCCTGCCGTAG
- the dnaE gene encoding DNA polymerase III subunit alpha: MAFVHLRIHTEFSVVDGTLRVDDAAKAAAKDGQVALGLTDLANMFGGVKFYNACRKKGVKPILGAEVWLEPDSHDKPPSRVLLLVQNFQGYLNLSELLSRAWIQNVQRNQALLKLEWMQELHEGLICLGGMQFGPVGQALIAGDATKALEWARRLAAIYPHRFYLELQRAGLPGQEALVRQLVPLAAQAGLPVVATHPIQFLEEDDFEAHEARVCVAEGETLANPKRIKRFLPSQHFKTQAQMEALFADIPSAITNTVEIARRCSLTLVLGKPQLPNFPTPIRADGTPMPMEQYFRQLSHEGLEDRLQLLYPDPAKREEVRPRYVERLEFELDTIIKMGFPGYFLIVGDFIRWAKNNGCPVGPGRGSGAGSLVAYVLLITDLDPLQYNLLFERFLNPERVSMPDFDIDFCQGNRDRVIEYVKDKYGRPAVSQIATFGTMAAKGALRDIGRVLGMGFGHVDSIAKLVPAPPGKTVTLAKLPPDFDPDKAKMVYARHESPEIEEREKQDEEVAGLLEMAARVEGTVRSIGMHAGGVLIAPGKITDFCPQYQQPGSTSAVSQYDKDDVEAIGLVKFDFLGLATLTILELAKNFIVSQYPEHANFAFETIPLDDKRTYKLFSDGLTESVFQFESSGMQRMLKDAKPSRLEDLIALNALYRPGPMDLIPSFVARKHGKEPVEYPHPLVEPVLSETYGIMVYQEQVMQTAQVLGGYSLGGADMLRRAMGKKKAEEMAMHRELFRKGAAGKGIDQDKADEVFDLMEKFAGYGFNKSHAAAYSLLAYHTGWLKVHFTAEFFAANMTIESDDTDKLKVLMKDAKLFGIEFEPPNINLGVGRFEPMPPAAGSESAADGKRGGTPRSRKINYSLGAVKGTGAGAIEAIVRARTEGGPFKSFFDFCARVDRKAVNKRVVEALIKAGAFDALEPDRARLLASVSLGYTYADNLAQNANQGGLFDFDDTHGSSTAEPELVDVPGWGIKERLSLEKTAIGFYLSGHLFDQCEAEIRKMVRRRIVDLQDSREPVVVAGIVSDMRVINGQRGRVGIFKLDDKTDAIEAVANEELLNTNKELLAEDELVIAVGKVQNDRFSGGLRMNIQQVYSVPAARAKFGRFLRTAPNLPAATVLELIRTWPAKRVETDQGTLSQGLELRIPIRRDGATAELGLGGAGKFWPSDEALQKLAPAEIVYDAGG, encoded by the coding sequence ATGGCTTTTGTTCACCTCCGCATTCACACCGAGTTTTCCGTGGTCGACGGCACCCTGCGCGTCGACGACGCCGCCAAGGCAGCCGCCAAGGACGGGCAGGTCGCCCTGGGCCTGACGGATCTGGCCAACATGTTCGGGGGGGTGAAGTTCTACAACGCCTGCCGGAAAAAGGGTGTCAAGCCCATCCTGGGCGCGGAGGTCTGGCTGGAGCCGGACAGCCATGACAAGCCGCCCAGCCGGGTGCTGCTGCTGGTGCAGAACTTCCAGGGCTATCTCAACCTGAGCGAGCTGCTGTCCCGCGCCTGGATCCAGAACGTGCAGCGCAACCAGGCCCTGCTGAAACTGGAATGGATGCAGGAGCTGCATGAAGGCCTGATCTGCCTGGGCGGCATGCAGTTCGGCCCGGTGGGGCAGGCGCTGATCGCCGGGGACGCGACCAAGGCCCTGGAATGGGCCCGGCGCCTGGCCGCCATCTACCCCCACCGCTTTTATCTGGAGCTGCAGCGCGCCGGTCTGCCGGGCCAGGAGGCCCTGGTGCGTCAACTGGTGCCGCTGGCGGCGCAGGCCGGGCTGCCGGTGGTGGCCACCCATCCCATCCAGTTCCTGGAAGAGGACGATTTCGAGGCGCACGAGGCCCGCGTCTGCGTGGCCGAGGGCGAAACCCTGGCCAACCCTAAGCGAATCAAGCGTTTTCTGCCCAGCCAGCACTTCAAGACGCAAGCGCAGATGGAGGCCCTGTTTGCCGACATCCCGAGCGCCATCACCAACACCGTCGAGATTGCGCGCCGCTGCAGCCTGACGCTGGTGCTGGGCAAGCCACAGCTGCCCAACTTCCCGACGCCCATCCGCGCCGACGGCACGCCCATGCCGATGGAGCAGTATTTCCGCCAGCTCTCCCACGAGGGCCTGGAAGACCGCCTGCAGCTGCTCTATCCGGACCCGGCCAAACGCGAGGAGGTGCGGCCCCGGTATGTGGAACGGCTGGAGTTCGAGCTGGACACCATCATCAAGATGGGCTTTCCCGGCTACTTCCTCATCGTGGGTGACTTCATCCGCTGGGCGAAGAACAACGGCTGCCCGGTGGGCCCGGGCCGGGGCTCTGGTGCTGGCTCGCTGGTGGCCTATGTGCTGCTGATCACCGACCTGGACCCGCTGCAGTACAACCTGCTGTTTGAACGTTTCCTGAACCCGGAGCGGGTGTCGATGCCTGACTTCGACATCGACTTCTGCCAGGGCAACCGGGACCGGGTGATCGAATATGTGAAGGACAAATACGGCCGTCCGGCGGTGAGCCAGATTGCCACCTTCGGCACCATGGCCGCCAAGGGCGCGCTGCGCGACATCGGCCGGGTGCTGGGCATGGGGTTTGGCCATGTCGACTCGATTGCCAAGCTGGTTCCGGCCCCTCCCGGCAAGACGGTGACGCTGGCCAAGCTGCCGCCCGATTTCGATCCGGACAAGGCCAAGATGGTCTATGCGCGGCATGAGTCGCCCGAGATTGAAGAACGCGAAAAGCAGGACGAGGAAGTGGCCGGCCTGCTGGAGATGGCGGCGCGGGTGGAGGGCACGGTGCGCTCCATCGGCATGCACGCCGGGGGCGTGCTGATTGCACCGGGCAAGATCACCGACTTCTGCCCGCAGTATCAGCAGCCCGGCTCCACCTCGGCGGTGAGCCAGTACGACAAGGACGACGTTGAAGCCATCGGCCTGGTGAAGTTCGACTTTCTGGGCCTGGCCACGCTGACCATCCTGGAGCTGGCCAAGAACTTCATCGTCTCGCAGTACCCGGAACACGCGAACTTCGCCTTCGAGACGATTCCATTGGACGACAAGAGGACCTACAAGCTCTTCTCCGATGGCCTGACCGAATCGGTGTTCCAGTTTGAATCCAGCGGCATGCAGCGCATGCTCAAGGACGCCAAGCCATCGCGCCTGGAAGACCTGATCGCCCTGAACGCCTTGTACCGACCGGGCCCGATGGACCTGATCCCCAGCTTCGTGGCTCGCAAGCACGGCAAGGAACCGGTGGAATATCCGCATCCGCTGGTGGAGCCGGTGCTGTCGGAGACCTACGGCATCATGGTCTACCAGGAACAGGTGATGCAGACGGCCCAGGTGCTGGGCGGCTACTCGCTGGGCGGCGCCGACATGCTGCGCCGGGCCATGGGCAAGAAGAAGGCCGAGGAAATGGCCATGCACCGCGAGCTGTTCCGCAAGGGCGCCGCGGGCAAGGGCATCGATCAGGACAAGGCCGACGAGGTCTTTGACTTGATGGAGAAGTTTGCGGGCTACGGCTTCAACAAGTCGCACGCGGCCGCTTACTCGCTGCTGGCCTATCACACCGGCTGGCTGAAGGTGCATTTCACGGCGGAGTTCTTCGCCGCGAACATGACCATCGAATCGGACGACACCGACAAGCTCAAGGTCCTGATGAAGGATGCGAAGCTGTTCGGCATCGAGTTCGAGCCGCCCAACATCAACCTGGGCGTCGGCCGTTTCGAGCCGATGCCGCCGGCTGCGGGCAGCGAGTCGGCCGCCGACGGCAAGCGCGGGGGCACGCCCCGCTCACGCAAGATCAACTACAGCCTGGGCGCCGTGAAAGGCACGGGCGCGGGCGCCATCGAGGCCATCGTGCGGGCCCGCACCGAGGGCGGCCCGTTCAAGAGCTTCTTCGATTTCTGCGCCCGTGTGGACCGCAAGGCGGTCAACAAGCGGGTGGTGGAAGCGCTGATCAAGGCGGGTGCCTTCGACGCGCTGGAGCCGGATCGCGCACGGCTGCTGGCCAGTGTCTCGCTGGGCTATACCTATGCCGACAACCTGGCCCAGAACGCCAATCAGGGCGGGTTGTTCGACTTCGATGACACCCATGGCAGCTCCACCGCCGAGCCGGAGCTGGTGGACGTGCCCGGTTGGGGCATCAAGGAGCGGCTGAGCCTGGAGAAGACAGCCATCGGCTTCTATCTCTCCGGCCACCTGTTCGACCAGTGCGAGGCAGAGATCCGCAAGATGGTCCGCCGTCGCATCGTGGATCTGCAGGACAGCCGTGAACCGGTGGTGGTGGCGGGCATCGTCAGCGACATGCGTGTCATCAACGGTCAGCGTGGCCGGGTGGGCATCTTCAAGCTGGATGACAAGACCGACGCCATCGAGGCCGTGGCCAATGAAGAGCTGCTCAACACCAACAAGGAGCTGCTGGCTGAAGACGAGCTGGTGATTGCGGTGGGCAAGGTGCAGAACGACCGCTTCTCCGGCGGCCTGCGCATGAACATCCAGCAGGTCTACAGCGTGCCGGCGGCGCGGGCCAAGTTCGGCCGTTTCCTGCGTACGGCGCCCAACCTGCCGGCGGCCACCGTGCTGGAGCTGATCCGCACCTGGCCGGCCAAGCGGGTGGAAACCGACCAGGGCACCCTCAGCCAGGGGCTGGAGTTGCGCATCCCCATCCGGCGGGACGGAGCCACGGCGGAGCTTGGCCTGGGCGGTGCCGGCAAGTTCTGGCCCAGTGACGAGGCGCTGCAGAAGCTGGCGCCCGCAGAGATCGTGTACGACGCGGGCGGTTGA
- a CDS encoding intradiol ring-cleavage dioxygenase produces MSRHAFRTGIHADATRLAASGSEGPHDDGHDHHLGLAHDLVVLSQQQQRRRALGLLAGVAGLGALPLIGCGGGDSDSTSTSSSGSSSSSGSGSSSSGSTSSGTTSCSVIPEETQGPYPGDGSNSNSSGVVNALALSGIVRSDIRSSIGSATGTADGVALTVTLTLVNAANSCADLSGYAIYLWHCDRLGRYSMYSSGVTSENYLRGVQVTGSDGTVTFTTIFPGCYSGRMPHMHFEVYPSASAATSYANKVKTSQIAFPTDVCSTVYSLSSYSSSLTNFNQMSFATDGIFSDGYSTQLSTVTGSTSAGYAATLTVGISA; encoded by the coding sequence ATGAGCCGACACGCCTTCCGCACCGGGATCCATGCCGACGCCACCCGTCTGGCTGCGTCGGGGTCTGAGGGCCCTCACGACGACGGCCACGACCATCATCTCGGGCTGGCCCATGACCTGGTGGTCCTGAGCCAGCAGCAACAGCGCCGCCGCGCGCTTGGCCTGCTGGCGGGCGTGGCGGGTCTGGGTGCGCTGCCGCTGATCGGCTGCGGTGGTGGGGACTCGGACAGCACCAGCACCTCCAGCAGCGGTTCTTCCAGTTCCAGCGGGTCCGGCAGCTCCAGCAGCGGTTCCACGTCCAGCGGCACCACCAGCTGCAGCGTCATCCCTGAAGAAACCCAGGGCCCCTACCCCGGCGACGGCTCCAACAGCAACAGCAGCGGCGTGGTGAACGCGCTGGCCCTGTCCGGCATCGTGCGCAGCGACATCCGCTCCAGCATCGGCAGCGCCACCGGGACTGCGGATGGCGTGGCACTGACCGTCACCCTGACCCTGGTGAATGCCGCCAACAGCTGCGCGGACCTGTCCGGTTATGCCATCTATCTCTGGCATTGCGACCGCCTGGGCCGCTATTCGATGTACAGCAGCGGCGTCACGTCGGAGAACTACCTGCGCGGCGTGCAGGTAACCGGCAGCGACGGCACTGTCACCTTCACCACCATCTTCCCGGGCTGCTACTCGGGCCGCATGCCGCACATGCATTTCGAGGTCTATCCCAGCGCCAGCGCGGCCACCTCTTATGCCAACAAGGTCAAGACCTCGCAGATCGCTTTCCCGACGGATGTCTGCTCCACCGTCTATTCGCTCAGCAGCTACAGCAGCAGCCTGACCAATTTCAATCAGATGTCCTTCGCCACCGATGGCATCTTCAGCGATGGCTACAGCACCCAGCTGTCCACCGTCACCGGCAGTACCTCGGCCGGCTACGCAGCCACGCTCACCGTAGGAATTTCCGCGTGA
- a CDS encoding response regulator transcription factor codes for MTQPPPFPSAWPPAWPTDDDKSGGSATPKATMTSPTAFGNTAGATAAPPPALPAARVSSQDAPVSRPVPLVEDRMTRCLVVDDDAEIRTSLQDYLQKFGVTVSAAADGRDMRRLMAAQVFDVVVLDLMLPDENGLSLCQWIQQHHPSVPVIMLTAHGDPISRVLGLEMGADDYLAKPFEPRELVARIHAIRRRAKRGENEAQTRREFRFEGWSFDRLLRQLISPQQVVVPLSSAEYRMLTALVERPGRVLSREQLIELTRAPGVEVNDRSVDLTISRLRQKLGDSPKDPRLIRTMRGEGYLFDAQVQS; via the coding sequence GTGACGCAACCGCCTCCGTTCCCCTCCGCCTGGCCCCCGGCCTGGCCGACTGATGATGACAAGTCCGGTGGCTCCGCCACCCCCAAGGCCACCATGACCTCCCCCACCGCATTCGGCAACACTGCCGGTGCCACGGCGGCGCCCCCTCCCGCGCTACCTGCGGCTCGTGTATCGTCCCAGGATGCACCGGTCTCGCGCCCGGTGCCTCTCGTGGAGGACCGAATGACCCGATGCCTGGTGGTCGATGACGATGCGGAGATCCGTACTTCGCTGCAGGACTATTTGCAGAAGTTTGGCGTGACGGTGAGTGCCGCCGCCGATGGCCGCGACATGCGCCGCCTGATGGCCGCGCAGGTGTTTGACGTGGTGGTGCTGGACCTGATGCTGCCGGATGAAAACGGCCTGAGCCTGTGCCAGTGGATCCAGCAGCATCACCCCAGCGTGCCGGTGATCATGCTCACCGCCCACGGCGACCCGATCAGCCGCGTCCTGGGGCTGGAGATGGGCGCGGACGACTATCTGGCCAAGCCCTTCGAGCCGCGTGAGCTGGTGGCCCGCATCCATGCCATCCGCCGCCGCGCCAAGCGGGGCGAAAACGAAGCGCAGACCCGCCGTGAATTCCGCTTTGAAGGCTGGAGCTTCGACCGCCTGCTGCGTCAGTTGATCTCTCCGCAACAAGTGGTGGTGCCGCTGTCCAGCGCGGAATACCGCATGCTGACCGCGCTGGTGGAACGCCCCGGCCGGGTGCTGTCCCGCGAGCAGTTGATCGAACTCACCCGGGCGCCCGGGGTCGAAGTGAACGACCGCAGCGTGGACCTCACCATTTCTCGCCTGCGCCAGAAGCTGGGGGATTCGCCGAAAGACCCGCGACTGATCCGCACCATGCGGGGCGAGGGTTATCTGTTCGACGCCCAGGTGCAGTCTTGA
- a CDS encoding patatin-like phospholipase family protein, with protein sequence MDAPTKTGLILTGGGARAAYQVGVLAAIAQLRRDACATEGSPFQVIAGTSAGAINAATLACQADDFCSAVDGLMYIWQNIHVDQVYAADSLGVIRSGARWLTMMSLGWALARWRRTRPRSLLDNTPLRGLLTRWIQLDRLDQMLAQGHLDALAVTGSSYTSGHHVTFYQAQQVRAPWVRSQRLAVQTRRLTIEHLIASSAIPFIFPAEPLDLHGQMEWFGDGSMRQTAPISPAVHLGAQKVLIIGAGRMHEAGGEGQQSPMPAGHPSLAQIAGHALSNIFLDALAVDIERMQRINKTLSLLPEESLRNTPLRPLEALVIAPSRPLDSLAAEHVGHLPPPIRALLRSVGVSGEGATASGSALLSYLLFEPAYTTELITLGMADTLALRSDIQRFFGWPAQAPPIDPASMRKRAGGFAVQMPPNPPGPPRLVA encoded by the coding sequence ATGGACGCCCCGACCAAGACCGGCCTGATCCTCACGGGAGGCGGGGCGCGTGCGGCCTATCAGGTGGGGGTGCTGGCGGCCATCGCCCAATTGCGGCGTGATGCCTGCGCCACCGAGGGCAGCCCTTTCCAGGTGATTGCCGGCACCTCCGCCGGCGCCATCAATGCCGCGACGCTGGCCTGTCAGGCGGATGATTTCTGCTCGGCCGTGGACGGCTTGATGTACATCTGGCAGAACATCCATGTGGACCAGGTGTACGCGGCCGATTCGCTGGGGGTCATCCGCAGCGGGGCCCGCTGGCTGACGATGATGAGCCTGGGTTGGGCGCTGGCCCGCTGGCGCCGCACCCGGCCCCGCAGCCTGCTGGACAACACGCCTCTGCGCGGCCTGCTGACCCGCTGGATCCAGCTGGACCGACTGGACCAGATGCTGGCCCAGGGCCATCTCGATGCGCTGGCCGTCACCGGCTCCAGCTACACCTCCGGCCATCACGTCACGTTTTATCAAGCCCAGCAGGTGCGGGCCCCGTGGGTGCGCAGCCAGCGCCTGGCAGTGCAGACCCGCCGGCTGACCATCGAGCACCTCATCGCTTCCTCCGCCATTCCCTTCATCTTTCCGGCGGAGCCCTTGGACCTGCATGGGCAGATGGAATGGTTCGGGGACGGTTCCATGCGGCAGACGGCCCCCATTTCACCGGCCGTTCATCTGGGCGCGCAGAAGGTGCTGATCATTGGTGCGGGGCGGATGCATGAGGCCGGAGGCGAAGGCCAGCAGAGCCCGATGCCGGCCGGGCACCCCAGCCTGGCGCAGATCGCCGGCCATGCGCTGTCCAACATCTTCCTGGACGCACTGGCGGTGGACATCGAGCGCATGCAGCGCATCAACAAGACCTTGTCGCTGCTGCCGGAGGAGTCCCTGCGCAACACGCCGCTGCGGCCGCTGGAAGCGCTGGTGATCGCACCCAGCCGCCCGCTGGACAGCCTGGCCGCCGAGCATGTGGGCCACCTGCCGCCGCCGATCCGGGCGCTGCTGCGCAGTGTGGGGGTGTCCGGCGAGGGAGCCACGGCGAGTGGCTCGGCGCTGCTGAGCTATCTGCTGTTCGAGCCTGCCTACACCACCGAGCTGATCACGCTGGGCATGGCCGATACGCTGGCGCTGCGCAGCGACATCCAGCGCTTTTTCGGCTGGCCGGCGCAGGCGCCGCCGATCGATCCGGCCTCCATGCGCAAGCGCGCAGGGGGATTTGCGGTGCAGATGCCACCGAATCCGCCCGGGCCGCCGCGACTGGTCGCCTGA
- the msbA gene encoding lipid A export permease/ATP-binding protein MsbA, with translation MCAAPSASTPLEPLGPTASRLWRFMKPHRLGLFLTVLCYLLVAATEPLIPNLINFALGEGFNPKTGAVGTSQYSFPIWMVPVTLIGLFALRGLFSFCGQYLLNWTISRTVMDIRAALLQVLLRADARVYTNLQPATAVSKVVSDPQQVVTLVAGSLVTILRDGLPALSLMGYLFFLNWKLTLLSLITVPGLAFVVRKVNRRVRRMGSWAYDSQLRLVSVIEDVTRAWRVVRSFDAADHERERFAQRAKEVQRSALKTAAANALAQPLSQLMASIGISIIVSLALVQARQNGTGVGEFAGFVTALLLMSSRLRHLSDVMQPITNALVIARGCMGMLDLPAERDTGTRELSQVRGDIQLQQVTLRYPGANRDALSQLNLHIPAGQTTALVGSSGAGKSTVVSLLLGFEPPDSGQILLDGVPIHELTKANLRRQFAVVSQDIVLFDASVADNIAYAQPRDDTKLEQVLRAAALWDFVQALPEGLDTNIGANGSKLSGGQRQRVAIARALYKDAPVWIFDEATSALDTESERAVQQALEQWQGRKTLIVIAHRLSTIRRADIIQVMSDGQVIERGNHDDLVAAGGTYAGMVQVQH, from the coding sequence ATGTGCGCTGCCCCTTCCGCCTCCACACCCCTTGAACCGCTGGGCCCGACCGCCAGCCGGCTGTGGCGCTTCATGAAGCCGCACCGCCTGGGGCTCTTCCTCACGGTGCTCTGCTACCTGCTGGTGGCCGCCACCGAGCCGCTCATCCCCAACCTGATCAATTTCGCGCTGGGGGAAGGTTTCAATCCCAAGACCGGCGCCGTGGGCACCAGCCAATACAGCTTTCCCATCTGGATGGTGCCCGTCACGCTGATCGGCCTGTTCGCGCTGCGTGGGCTGTTCAGCTTCTGCGGCCAGTACCTGCTGAACTGGACCATCTCCCGCACCGTGATGGACATCCGCGCCGCCCTGCTGCAAGTGCTGCTGCGCGCCGACGCCCGCGTCTACACCAACCTCCAGCCAGCCACCGCCGTCAGCAAGGTGGTGAGTGATCCGCAGCAGGTGGTCACGCTGGTGGCCGGCTCGCTGGTCACCATCCTGCGGGATGGGCTGCCGGCGCTTTCGCTGATGGGCTACCTGTTCTTCCTGAACTGGAAGCTGACCCTGCTGTCGCTGATCACCGTGCCGGGCCTGGCGTTTGTGGTGCGCAAGGTCAACCGCCGGGTGCGCCGCATGGGCTCCTGGGCCTACGACTCGCAGTTGCGCCTGGTTTCGGTGATTGAAGACGTGACACGTGCCTGGCGTGTGGTGCGCAGCTTCGATGCGGCCGATCACGAACGCGAACGCTTTGCCCAGCGGGCCAAGGAAGTGCAGCGCAGCGCGCTCAAGACCGCCGCCGCCAATGCGCTGGCACAGCCGCTGTCGCAGCTGATGGCCAGCATCGGCATTTCCATCATCGTCAGCCTGGCCCTGGTCCAGGCCCGCCAGAACGGCACCGGCGTCGGGGAGTTCGCCGGCTTTGTGACCGCGCTGCTGCTGATGAGCTCGCGCCTGCGCCACCTCAGCGATGTGATGCAGCCCATCACCAACGCCCTGGTCATTGCCCGAGGCTGCATGGGCATGCTGGACCTGCCCGCCGAGCGGGATACCGGGACGCGTGAACTGAGCCAGGTCCGTGGAGACATCCAGCTGCAGCAGGTCACGCTGCGTTATCCCGGCGCCAACCGCGATGCCCTGAGCCAACTCAACCTTCACATCCCTGCTGGACAAACCACCGCCCTGGTCGGCAGCTCGGGCGCAGGCAAGAGCACGGTGGTCAGTCTGCTGCTGGGTTTTGAACCTCCGGACAGCGGCCAGATTCTGCTGGACGGCGTGCCCATCCATGAACTGACCAAGGCCAATCTGCGCCGTCAATTCGCGGTCGTGTCGCAGGACATCGTGCTGTTTGATGCATCGGTGGCCGACAACATCGCCTACGCCCAGCCCCGCGACGACACCAAGCTGGAGCAGGTGCTGCGTGCCGCTGCGCTGTGGGACTTCGTCCAGGCCCTGCCGGAAGGCTTGGACACCAACATCGGCGCCAACGGCAGCAAGCTGTCCGGCGGCCAGCGCCAGCGGGTGGCCATCGCCCGCGCGCTCTACAAGGACGCCCCGGTCTGGATCTTCGACGAAGCCACCTCGGCCCTGGACACCGAAAGCGAACGCGCGGTGCAGCAGGCGCTGGAACAGTGGCAGGGCCGCAAGACGCTGATCGTCATCGCCCACCGCCTCTCGACCATCCGCCGTGCCGACATCATCCAGGTGATGAGCGACGGTCAGGTGATCGAACGCGGCAACCACGACGATCTGGTGGCCGCTGGCGGTACTTATGCCGGGATGGTGCAGGTGCAGCACTGA